ACACCGCCGATGGTGATCCACTCACCGATACGACCGCTCACTCGTGTATCCGCGTTCTGAACCTCCACGACGCCACTACGGCCTTGCGCAAGCCGGTCTCGGGTGCTGCTTATGGTGATCTGCACCCGGTCGCCGTGCACTGTGGCGGTGGCGTAGAAGCCGCGGAGAACGTCGCGATATTGCGTCTGCTGGTAGATCTGGCCGTAGCCATCTGTGCCTTGTGTGGTCAGCGGCACACTCTGACCGACCTGAATCAGCGCCGGATAACCCTCGCTGGCCTGAATCTGCTGAACGCCGCCATCCCGGCTGTTCGTGCTGCGGCGGATGATTCGCACCCGATCACGTCCGCCAATCTCTCCGCGTCCGGTTTCAAACTCCACGTCACCGGAGCGTACCGAGCCGTCCACCTGATAACCGCCGGCGGAGCTGCTGGCCGAGTCCTGGGTATCGACACTGATAAGCAGGCGCTTGGGCTCGACGTCCAGCTGATCGATGACCTGCCGCAGCTCGCTGATGAGCGCGTCCGGTGCGTTGACGATCAGCTGGCTGCCATAGGCTGTAACCCGACCCTGGCCCCCGAGCACCGACTCCGCTACG
This DNA window, taken from Pseudomonas sp. FeN3W, encodes the following:
- a CDS encoding secretin N-terminal domain-containing protein; this encodes MSPRIFLLAVALSICLPLQAATEVIQLNNRMAEDVIPVAESVLGGQGRVTAYGSQLIVNAPDALISELRQVIDQLDVEPKRLLISVDTQDSASSSAGGYQVDGSVRSGDVEFETGRGEIGGRDRVRIIRRSTNSRDGGVQQIQASEGYPALIQVGQSVPLTTQGTDGYGQIYQQTQYRDVLRGFYATATVHGDRVQITISSTRDRLAQGRSGVVEVQNADTRVSGRIGEWITIGGVDESASSEQQGTLRRYSTQGSQNLSMRLKVDVLD